In Maylandia zebra isolate NMK-2024a unplaced genomic scaffold, Mzebra_GT3a scaffold11, whole genome shotgun sequence, a single window of DNA contains:
- the LOC112434531 gene encoding protein NLRC3-like — MMMEEEEDRAESAGSSCPSVRSDRSKERPPDFSGEPGATRGQRSQSAGSSCPSVRSDRSKGGNPAFSGEPGATRVDQQSSEVPSGQSAQQHQTQLDSIFMLLEDNIITFVKNELKKIQKVLIPDYPECLESQRSSSREAFVKITVDFLRRMKQEELADRLQSKLQAAVCHRNLKSTLKKKFQCVFEGIAKAGNPTLLNQIYTELYITEGGTAEVNDEHEVRQIETASRKPDRPETTIRQEDIFKASPGRDEPIRTVLTKGVAGIGKTVLTQKHSLDWAEDKANQDIQFIFPFTFRELNVLKEEKFSLVGLVHHFFTETKEAGICSFEDFQVVFIFDGLDECRLPLDFHKTTILTDPRKSTSVDVLLINLIRGKLLPSARLWITTRPAAANQIPPDCVGMVTEVRRFTDPQKEEYFRKRFRDEEQASRIISHIKTSRSLHIMCHIPVFCWITATVLEDVLETREGGQLPKTLTEMYIHFLVVQAKVKKVKYDGGAETDPHWSPESRKMMESLGKLAFDQLQKGNLIFYESDLTECGIDIRAASVYSGVFTQIFKEESGLYQDKVFCFIHLSVQEFLAALHVHRTFINSGLNLLEQQQRISTWSKLFNKLKLQSLHQSAVNKALQSPNGHLDLFLRFLLGLSLQTNQTLLRGLLTQTGSNWQTNQETVQYIKKKLSENLSAEKSINLFHCLNELNDRSLVEEIQQSLRSGSLSTDELSPAQWSALVFILLSSEEDLDVFDLKKYSASEEALLRLLPVVKASNKALLSGCNLSDRSCEALSSVLSSQSSRLTELDLGNNNLQDSGLKLLSAGMKSQYCKLETLRLSGCNLSDRSCEALSSVLSSQSSRLTELDLGNNNLQDSGLKLLFSAVESPKCTLGILRNGAEGVHAELDVGCIYMRVSVLSVSRENKALEMSSVS, encoded by the exons atgatgatggaggaagaggaggacagagcagagtctgcagggtccagctgtccgtctgtgaggagtgaccggtccaaagaaCGACCTCCagacttcagtggtgaacctggagcaacgag aggtcagaggtcacagtctgcagggtccagctgtccgtctgtgaggagtgaccggtccaaaggtGGAAATCCagccttcagtggtgaacctggagcaacgag agtggaccagcagagctcagaggttcccagtggtcagtctgcccagcagcatcaaacacagctggactccatatttatg ctgctggaggacaacatcatcacttttgtgaagaacgagctgaagaagatccagaaggttctgattccagattacccagaatgcttagagagtcagaggagcagcagcagagaggcgtttgtgaagatcacagtggactttctgaggagaatgaagcaggaggagctggctgaccgtctgcagagca aacttcaagctgcagtttgtcaccgtaaccttaaatccaccctgaagaagaagttccagtgtgtgtttgagggcatcgctaaagcaggaaacccaacccttctgaatcagatctacacagagctctacatcacagagggagggactgcagaggtcaatgatgaacatgaggtcagacagattgaaacagcatccaggaaaccagacagaccagaaacaaccatcagacaagaagacatctttaaagcctcacctggaagagacgaaccaatcagaacagtgctgacaaagggagtggctggcattgggaaaacagtcttaacacagaaacacagcctggactgggctgaagacaaagccaaccaggacatccagttcatatttccattcactttcagagagctgaatgtgctgaaagaggaaaagttcagcttggtgggacttgttcatcacttctttactgaaaccaaagaagcaggaatctgcagctttgaagacttccaggttgtgttcatctttgatggtctggatgagtgtcgacttcctctggacttccacaaaactacaatcctaactgaccctagaaagtccacctcagtggatgtgctgctgataaacctcatcagggggaaactgcttccctctgctcgcctctggataaccacacgacctgcagcagccaatcagatccctcctgactgtgttggcatggtgacagaggtcagaaggttcactgacccacagaaggaggagtacttcaggaagagattcagagatgaggagcaggccagcaggatcatctcccacatcaagacatcacgaagcctccacatcatgtgccacatcccagtcttctgctggatcactgctacagttctggaggatgtgctggaaaccagagagggaggacagctgcccaagaccctgactgagatgtacatccacttcctggtggttcaggccaaagtcaagaaggtcaagtatgatggaggagctgagacagatccacactggagtccagagagcaggaagatgatggagtctctgggaaaactggcttttgatcagctgcagaaaggaaacctgatcttctatgaatcagacctgacagagtgtggcatcgatatcagagcagcctcagtgtactcaggagtgttcacacagatctttaaagaggagagcggactgtaccaggacaaggtgttctgcttcatccatctgagtgttcaggagtttctggctgctcttcatgtccatcggaccttcatcaactctggactcaatctgctggaacaacaacagAGAATCTCTACATGGTCTAAACtatttaacaaactaaaacttcaatctctccaccagagtgctgtgaacaaggccttacagagtccaaatggacacctggacttgttcctccgcttcctcctgggtctttcactgcagaccaatcagactctcctacgaggtctgctgacacagacaggaagtaactggcagaccaatcaggaaacagtccagtacatcaagaagaagctcagtgagaatctgtctgcagagaaaagcatcaatctgttccactgtctgaatgaactgaatgatcgttctctagtggaggagatccaacagtccctcagatcaggaagtctctccacagatgaactgtctcctgctcagtggtcagctctggtcttcatcttactgtcatcagaagaagatctggatgtgtttgacctgaagaaatactctgcttcagaggaggctcttctgaggctgttgccagtggtcaaagcctccaacaaagctct actgagtggctgtaacctgtcagacagaagctgtgaagctctgtcctcagtcctgagctcccagtcctcccgtctgacagagctggacctgggtaacaacaacctgcaggattcaggactgaagcttctgtctgctgggatgaagagtcaatactgcaaactggaaacgctgag actgagtggctgtaacctgtcagacagaagctgtgaagctctgtcctcagtcctgagctcccagtcctcccgtctgacagagctggatctgggtaacaacaacctgcaggattcaggactgaagcttctgttttctgcagtggagagtccaaAGTGTACACTTGGGattctcag AAATGGAGCAGAAGGAGTGCATGCAGAGCTGGACGTGGGCTGTATATACATGCGTGTATCTGTGTTGTCTgtgagcagagaaaacaaagcgcTGGAAATGTCCAGTGTATCATAA